Within the Halobaculum limi genome, the region CCGGGTGCCGCAGTCGCTGCTGGCACAGGTCGACGAGGCCTGGGAGGAGCGTGGCTACGCGACCAAGTCCGAATTCATCCGCGACGCCCTTCGGGACGCTGTGAACCCGCCAACCCAGCTATCCGAGGAAGCGCTAGAGCATCTGGCTGAAAGTCGCACGCAGCGGGAGCAGGGCGAGACGGTGTCGCAGGACGACGTGAAGGACCGCTTGGGAATCGATGACTGAGGTCCAGTGGACACCGAAAGCACTCGATTTACTGGAGGGTCTCGAGACTGAAGGCCAAGGGCGGTTGGTGAAGAAACTCGACGAGGCGAAAGACTGGACATCCCATCGCCTCGAAAAGCTCACCGGCTACCCGTACTACAAGCTCCGCGCCGGCGACTACCGAGCGATCATCACGTGGGACCGAGACGAGGATGTCCTCGTCGTTGAGGCGGTTGGGCATCGGCGGAATATCTACGATCGCCACCTCCCGCCGTAACCCATTCTACCTACAAGGAGAGAAGGCCGGGATTCCCTCCTTGTAGGAAGATGGCCAGCTGTGAAGAGAGTTCGAATCACTACAACTAATTGTGACGGGAGATAGCCACCACCCGTGCGAGAGTCTGCTGTGGTTCGCCTCCTTGTGGTCTTTCTACTAATAGCAGGTGCCACAAGCGGTGTCACTGCCGCCGCGAATCCGGCGCCGACGCCACAGGCCCTCTCTGATACTGTGGTCTTTCAGCAGGAGACGACGCCGACGCAGCAAAACAACTCGACGGTCCAGCAGGAAGACCCCGAGACCGTTGCTGAAGACGGCGATTCAGAAGCGCTTCGGTCCTACCTCGCTCAGTCACTTGCTCGCCGCCTCCAAGGCAGTACCGTCAATTTGAGTCAAGGCGAGTACGACCAAGCCCGCGAGCTTGTTGGCGAGGAGTACCAGGAAGACTTCGAGAAATTCGTTGAGGTCAGCGGCGAGACCGATGGTGACCAGACACCAGAGTCGTTCGAGCAAGCAATTCAAAATCAGCAGGAGTTCATCAACCGAACGCAGTCATACCGCGAGACAAAAGCCGAGTATGAAGAAGCGGTCGCGAACGGGAACGAGACGCGTGCCCGGGAGTTGGCTCGCGAACTGAATCAGATTGCGGCTCAAGTGAACGAGTCCGAGGGGAATGTCTCGAGATCGTACACTGCGGTCCAAAATCAAACGGGTGCGAATCTCAGTCGTGAGGAGACGTCGGTGCAAGAGGTTGGCCAGAACATCACGAGTGATGCAGCGTCAGTTGTCCAAGCGACGTTCATTCAAACGCGGCTTTCAGCAGAGATTGACCGAACTTCTATCTCATTTCTCAACCCTGTTGCGCTGACTGGCACACTCCAAACTGGAAATGGAACGGCAGTCGCCAATCAGTCAGTGACACTCTCTGTTGGTGGCCAACAATTGACGACCCAGACTGACTCGACTGGGTCGTTCAGTGTTGAGTATCGACCGGTGTTAATCGATGTTAACGCGACGACGCTCAACGTTAGCTACCAGCCGAGCAATGGATCTGTGTATCTCGGCAACTCCACGACTGTACCGGTGACTGGCGTCGAACAAGTTGTTGTCGAGCAAACGGTCACTGGGCCAGACTCCGCAGGATTTGGTGAGACTGTTACTATCTCTGGGCAGATTGACGCTGAAGGGGTTCCAGTTGGCGACGTCCCTGTTCGAATTATGGCTGGCGACGTTCGGCTTGGTACGGTTCGCACGAACGAATCGGGCGTGTACTCACTGACGACTACGCTTCCGGCGAACGTCAGCAGTGGTTCTCAATCGATCACTGCATCGATTCCGCTGACTGGCCGGGCCGTCGCGGGGCAGCCAGTCCAAACGACTGTGCAGATTAGCGAGACAGCCACCGAACTTGATCTCGACACTGCCGTGAATAGCACCACTGGGACTGTATCGGGAGCGTTGACGACGACAAGTGGTGCTCCACTCCCAAATCAGCAACTCGACGTCCTTGTCGATGGGACCGTCGTGACTACGGTAGAGACCAATTCAGAGGGTCAGTTTGCGACGACCGTCGCACGCCCGCTTGCGAACACTACGCGCGCAACAGTTACTATCCGCTATGATTCTGCGGGGACAAATCTTGGAGACTCACAGGCACGTAGTGTATTAGAGTGGGAAGGAGAGACTGATGGTCAAAGTGGGCTCCTCCAAACGCTTGTCGCCAATCAATCGGTGGTTGTGGTTGGCGGGATTGGAGTTCTTGTGTTGGCCAGCGGTGCTGGACTACTGTTCCTGATTCGCGACGAGGACCAAGTTGCAGCTGTGGGTGATTCGACAAACGGACCCACAGAGAACGGACCCGCTGTCAGCGATAGTGTTGATGATTCATCAGTCACCGACAGGGTCGACGCGCTGACGCAGCATCTGGACGATGACCCGACAGCTGCGGTAACGCTCGCGTTCACACTGGTTCGTACCCAACTTGCTGAGAGTACCAACGTTGACAACGCGTTAACACACCGTGAGTTCCTACGAAAGTGCCAGCGTAGTGTTTCTGCAGAACAGTTCACCCAACTTGAGGCGCTTACTGATATGTATGAACGCGCTGCGTTCCGTTCAACTCCGATTTCGGACGAAGAAGCGCAAGATGTAGTCGATATTGCCAAGTCATTGCTTCGTTAGCGAGCTGTGGTACAATACTCTACAAGTATAGACTATTGCTCAACATTGGTAGTCCTTCTCCCACTAGAGAGATGATTCGAACAAGTTGTTCATCACAATCACACTCGAACTCAATCATCGACGAATAAGCGATATGCGTACGGGCTGTTCTCTGATTATATACTAATAACTTGTTTGTAAATTACTGTAGTAGCTATTTGCATATATTTCGAACACCAAATACAAATGTTCAAGTGAGTGAACACCTGATACGTCAGTTAATGGGACGTTACCCTCGGCAGGTACGTAGTTCTCGCGTCAAATGCCTCGGTTGCAACGCGCCAGCAGCAGAGACAATTGACGATGTCTACGTGTGTGTTGAGTGTGGTGATACCGTCGCCGGCTGAGAACAACGATAACGATGTCAGGACAATCGATAGCAGAAAATGGAGGGGGGACCGTATCGGAGATCGAATCACTAGACCGTCCAGAAGGAGAACACCGGTCTGCAGCGGAACTAATTGTTGGTGAAGAAAGCGAGATTCGCCCGACGCTTAGCGTCGTAATGCCGACCCTAAATGAGGAAGAGGGCATCGCTGAGTGTATCGAGATGATTCGGACTGCAGTTGAAGAACTGCAGCTGTATACGGAGATTCTCGTCTCAGACAGTTCGACGGACCGCACTCCAGAGATCGCCCGAGAGATGGGTGCAATCGTCGTGACGCCCGATGCAGGCGGATACGGCTATGCGTACCGCTACGCGTTTGCTCGCGCTCGCGGGGATTACATCGCGATGGGGGACGCGGACACAACGTACGACTTCGAGGATCTCCCGGAGCTTATTGACCTCGTCGAGGACGGCGACGCAGATATGGCGATGGGCTCTCGCCTCGACGGCGAGATTATGCCAGGTGCAATGCCGACGCTCCACCAGTACATCGGAAACCCTGCTCTCACCGCGTTCTTGAACGCCTTCTACGGGGCGGGCGTCTCTGACGCCCACTCGGGGATGCGCGTGTTCACGCGCGAGGCGTGGGACCGGATGGACTGCGATACGACGGGGATGGAATTCGCCTCGGAGATGATTATGGAAGCGGGAGCGAAGGACCTGGAGATTGCCGAGCGGCCAATCGTCTACCACGAGCGTGAAGGTGAAGAGACGCTCGAGAGCTTCTCTGACGGCTGGCGTCACGTTCGGTTCATGCTGTTGAACGCACCAGGATATCTGTTCTCAGCGCCTGGAATCGCGCTTGCGCTTGTGGGCGCAGTGTTACTCGGCTTGGTTGCTAGTGGCGGAGAGCTTGGCGCAGCCACGTTCGGTCCCCGGACGTCGATTGCCGGGAGTCTGTTCGTGATTGCTGGGGTCAACGTCGCGAGTTACGGAATCTATGCCAGCATCGCGAGTGACCCGATTCGCCGCCCGGAAGACCCGATCACGAACTTCGTGACGAACACGTTGTCACTAGAAACAGGTGTCGCTGCAGGGGCCGCGACCCTTGCGGTTGGTGGTGCATATGCGCTGCTTGCAGTCACCCAGTGGTCGATCTCGGGATTCCAAATCGTGCCATCGCTGTCAGCGAGTCTGCTCGCGTTCACAGCGATCGTCGTTGGGATCCAAGTGATGTTCGGGAGCTTCTTCGTTGGAATTCTCTCCCGGAACTAACCGGCTGAAACTTTTTAACCATTTTAGCTTCTACATATGTAGATCTATCTGATAGTTTTGATGTTCAAGCGAATCTAAACGATGGATTGAGCGATCCTGAGCCATCGAGGGCCCAGAAAACTGCAATTCGGAGATGATCAGATATCTCATCGGCGACGACGAATTTCGGCCAGCGGACAGAAACGACGACCCAGGCGCTGATCTGTGCGGCTTTGACCAGCATATGGAAGTGAGATATTTCGTCACAGTGTCTTGCTTGAGGAGGCCCGCGCCATCCAACACAGTGACTCTGTGTTGGCCGTCTCCAGTAATCGGATCGCTGGCGTGTTGAGGGGTTTGATCAAGAGCGAGGAGACTCGCGGGATGGCGACTATCTGGCTTCGTGACCAGCCTCGAGAACGTCCATAGGCAGGCCGATCTCGCAACAACCTCTAATTGCGTCGCGTCCGATTTGGTCATCTCACTTGGCGAGATGCAGCCGATAGTCGGCTACATAATTGGTGATGAGTGACTGTCTTTGAGCGTAGAAGATTAATAATAATTCTGAAACGATTCAACTAATAATACCGAAAGCGGGACAGATTTGATGTTGGCAGAAGGAAATAATTAATTAAATGTATTCATTTATTTCCGCTTCCACCTCCCCCCATTGTCACGCCACCAACGTTCCGCATCGTCTGGGTCCTTCGCCAGGCGTCCAGTGGGATGGCGTCGATAGTCCGGTCACCTTCCAACATTAAGCCGACGGCGTCAGTGATCACGAACTCAACACGATTCAATTGATAAATAGATTGATCGAGTGGAGAGATTGCAGGACTGAACGTGTAGAAGCCGACATCGACCGAATACCTAAAATAGGCCTTTCCCTTCTTATCGGTTAAATGAAAATTGGTGTAAATGCTCGAACATTCATGGTTGAGGAACCAGACGGTGCAGTACAGTCTGCACAAAAATTGGTTGAGGAGTTAGCCTCTCGAAACGCTATTGAGGTGGTTCTGTACGGTAACTCCAGACTGAAACAGAAATTTGGTTCCATACTAGAGGTTCGTAGTACCGGGTTTGCCTCAAATTCTCCATTTTTTGGAGTTTTTTGGGAGCGGACTGTTCTTCCTTGCTTAGTAAACTCTGATGAACTTGATATACTACTCTGCCCAAACGGAAATGCTCCGCTTACCCCAGTGAATTGTCCAGTGGTAACCTACATTCACGATGTGAATGCTCAAAAAGGGATGTCTAGTGGGATACATGGAATCTACCGGAAGCTGGCTGTTCCTCTGGGAATTCGCAACTCTGACCTTGTTTTGACTGTATCCGAGTTCTCAAAAAGAGAAATATCCGAGCACCTCTCAGTTGAAGAAGAGGATATCTATGTTGTGTACAATGGACTTAGCAAGAGGTATTTAAGTGATAGCGAAGGTACACCTTGGGAACTCCCCGAAAACTACCTTCTATACGTAGGGGCAATGAACCCCAGAAAAAATGTTCAGAGGCTCGTAAAAGCATATAATCAGGTCAGAAGAGAGATCCCTCATAGGTTAGTACTAATCGGACCTCAAAACAAATCCGTATATAAGAAAATGGATATTGACGAATTCAGTGACGATATCATCACTCCTGGGTTCGTGTCGGAGTCTAAATTAAAATTCGCTTATAGAAATGCAGATCTGTTTGTATATCCTTCTCTGTATGAGGGATTTGGATTGCCCCCGTTGGAAGCTATGGCAGTTGGAACTCCTGTTGTCGCATCTGATAGGGCATCGCTTCCCGAACTGCTTAATGGACACTGTGAGTTAGTCAATCCAACTGAAATTGATCAAATCGCGAATTCCATTCTTAGATCGATAGCGCAGCCGTTAGATGAATCCGACCGGCAAAAACTTCGAAGGTATGCGCATAAATTTTCTTGGCAAAGTTCCGGTGACCAGGTAATTAATATCTTGAGATCAGTTGTTGACAACCGGGATTTCTAAGATTCTCATCGAAATACCACGCTTTCTTATTTTTACTCCGTAATTTGATCTTTTACCGTCTTTAACGACAGCGGAATTTTTGACTCAATCATTTCGATTATGAGCTTGTCTTCAGGTTGTAGCAGTCCCGCAACCAAGGTCAACACTACGGTGAAGGTTGCAGATCCAAAGAGAACTGCAAGAAAGCTGAATAATGGTGACTCAGTGGTGAGAGATAACAAATTTCCGATAGGAAAAACGAATGCTATCAAAACAGCATACGTTTTTGCGTTTGCTTTTGAGAACGGCGTGATTCTGAAGTTTTTAAATAAAATAGTAAAAACATATATATTCAATATTGTAAACGAAATTAACGAGGAAACTGCAGCTCCAACGTAGCTGTACCTTGGCACTAAGATAATATTCAGAAGAACATTAACAGAGAATGCTAACAGATTAGCATATGATATGTGCCGGGTTTCTCCCAGTGCGGAAAGTGTTTCGCGATTACGACCAACCATCACATTCGTGAAAAACCCCAGGGCGAGGATCGATAGCGCGACCCCTGCTGGCTGATACTCAACACCCCATAGAAGGACCATTGTTTTCTGAGGTATGACCACAAAAGTCACCAAGGCAGGTAGTGAAATAATAAATATCCAACGGGTAGTCATCTGATAGACCTGATTCAGTTCATTGGTGCGCCCTTTAGCGTCTAACTTTGAGGCCAAAGGGAGATATAAAAATCCAAATGATGACAAAACCAGTTGTAAGCCCGCCGCGACCGGATACGCTGCGCTGTATTGCCCGACATCGGCAGGTGTATTAAAATAACCCACCATCAGGGTATCAGTCCTCGTTAATAGTATCCCTATTATTGAGGAGACAATTAGAGGGAACGAAAATTGAAGTAACTTGCTTGTCGTCCTTTCTGCAGGGCCAAAGAGAGAGAATACATTGTTCGCATAGTATAGCGATACCACGAAGACGAGCAAAGAAGACGCAAAGTACGCAAACCCAGCCGCAACGAGTTCATATCCGAGAGTTAGGAGAGCCAACAAAATCGCAATTCGACCTAGCGGGTATATGAGGTCTTGTGTGTACGTCTTGTACTTCGTTATCTCGTATCCTCGAATGGCTGCAATTGATATTCGGAAACCCGAGTAGAAGGGGATCGCGACAACGAATACACTCAGGACTCTCCCGTATTCTGATGACTGTAAAAATGCTCTTGAGAGGTCCTGGATAAAGAAGTTAGCAAGTATAACTAGCAAAATGGAGATAGATATGCAGATAGCAATTGCACTTACCCAGACACCTCGTTTCTTTCTTGTCTCCTCGTATCTCGAAATGTATCTGGGTATACCTTGATTTAATCCAAATATTGAGATTATTGATAAGAGTGTGAATATCGTGATTCCAACACTGATTATTCCGTAATCTGATGGCCCGAGAAACCGTCCGATGATTATTCTCTCAACTAATCCAGAGACAGAGGCCACTATTGAGCCTAAGAACACCAGAATAGTACTGGAAAGGAGTCCTTTGAGTTCCGAGTCGTCCACCATCAGGCGTAGCCCAAATCCTCCAAACGAGACATTACATCCGTATCAACATCCATAGTAGACGCTGTAATCTCCTTTCGATCTAATTCAGCTATGAGATCCTCCAGGATGCTCTCGGCTTCGGTCTCACTCAGCTCTGATTTTGAAGTTAGGCAACCATCGTGTTCTTCATAGGCATATCGATTTCTACGATCAACGAAGCCAGACAACTGACAGTCAAGCTGATTGTACATATCCTCTGCGACACCCTTCTTTTCAAACTGTGCTAAGTGCCACTTAAGTAGCCCGTGGTATTCCACAACGTAGTCGCGTGAATCAACAGATGACAACAAGTCTTGACCCCGAGAATCAGCACTTACGCCACACATTTCACATATTGTTTTGTGAACATCTAAGATACTAACCACTTCTTTACGACTCTCTGACTTGCAGTTTGAGCCAGAGATCACCAAAGGAACGTGAGTTAACTCTGGGTAAATACCATAGCTGTGGTTCCAAAGGTCCTGTTCGCCAAGCATCTCCCCGTGGTCAGAGAGTGTAATAACGTAGTCAAACTGTTTTTCCAGAATAGAGAATATTTTCTCGTACATATCTGACAAGTATTCTACGGAACCATTGTACGCTTCTCTGATTTCATCTGGATCGTCAACATTGTCAGATAAGGCGTCGCCAAGAACAACGTCAACTGGTGTGTCAACATCACAGTACTCTTCTGGAGGATCGTAAGGTGTGTGCGCATCCATTATATTCAGGAATAGAAAGTTGTCAGATTCGAATGAAGTGTTCCTCAGGCGTTCAAGTATCTTCTCGGAACCTCCATCCGCGGTGCTCAACTCCATTTTGATTCCTTGGCGAATAGACGGTAAGACCTTCCCATCACTGAAGAAACAGTGCCTTAGGGCGTCGACGTATTTGCGAATACCACTTGATTCGTTATTTGCATAGAACTCTTCCCAGTCAACGACGTCGTCATTTCTTATTGAGAGATTTGACGGTCCAACAAAAGTATCAAATCCACTCTCCCACCCGTCCCACATAGTTATCTGGGGGTTCGCAGAGAATAGGGAGTTATGATATCCTTGGTTAGAAAGTAGCTCTGGGAGGGTCTCGAAGTCAACACTTAATGACGGGCTCTTACCGTGTACCGCGATTTCTGACGGGTATTTTCCAGTGAACAAAGATGCGTGGGCAGGAATCGTCCAGTGAGAAGTTGAATAGCAATTCTCGAATCTCTTACCAGGCAACCAGTCAAAGTGCTCATTGAATGAATCATAGCGTAGTGTATCCAAAACGACGACCGCGACATCATTCATAATCACGCTTAGCTACCAGAAGGTAAATAATACTTAGTGGTTCACTCTGCATCAAGTGAGCGAAGTAGACGTGTAGCAACGACGTAGAACAAATTAAATATGTAGATGGTATGTTTCTCGAAGAGGATAAAGTCTATATACCAACCTATGTAAGCCGCGTACAGTGATAGACCAGAACTATCGGGCTAATATCGAATACTGCCAAATGGCACCCGATCCATTAGTCTCTGTCATTATCCCATCCGTCCCAGAGAGCTCTCACAGAAGTGTAGTAGATATGCTATCCGAACAGGATTTTGAGGAGAGTTATGAAGTCCTCGTCGTAAATGATTCTTCGTTGGGAGTTTCGGACGCTAGGAATGCTGGTCTTTTAGCGGCGAATGCTGACACAGTCGCATTCATTGACGACGACTGTGAACCCGAGTCAAACTGGCTCAGTTCGATATATTCAGAGATGAAAGACAACGAATTTGTGTGTATTGAAGGGAAAGTTGTAGGCGGCCTCTCGTACACAGGAAAAAGGGGATATCCAACCTGTAATCTAACTGTTGACCGTGAGACTGCTATTGATGTTGGTGGATTCCGGAGCGAGTTTGATGGCTGGCGAGAGGATACCGAGTTCGGGTGGAGAATGGAACGAGATGGAGACGGCAAGTGTGGTTACAATCCAAACCAGGTAGTAGCACACCCCAGCCGACCCCGGGCAAACTACATTGACAAAAATGAACAATTGCTAAAAAATGAGTACCCAGATAATTATAATGAGGTGATGAACAACACGATCAAAGACAGACTGTTCCGTGCCTTGCAAAAGAGGGGAATCACGAACTGGCTAAATCACCACCGATGGGGAGAAAAGAGCCAATGAATTTTGGGATAGTAAGTCAGTGGAAAAAGTACTATCAGAACCATGGTGTGAAGTCAGGTAATCTCATAGTAAAAGATATTCTTAGTGGAGTTAGCTATATCTCAGGTGTACACAAAAGAGGGCAATCCGTGTTTGAAAAAGAATGGGACCTGCTCATAATACTAGACGCTTGCAGGTACGACCACTACTGCGAGATCGTCAACAACTGTGAGAAACATACCTCAAATGCTAGCACTTCCAGTGAATGGATGGCAAAAAATTTCGGCGAGGATTATAGCTCAGAAGTCAGTAAAACGGCGTACATCACATCAAACCCACATTCGTCGATGATAGAACAGAACTCGTTTGAGTACGTCGATGAAGTCTGGAAAAATGGATGGAACAAAGAGTTGGGAACGGTTCTCCCTCAGACTGTGACTGACAGAGCCATATCTGCTGCACGTGAGAATGATTTCGAACGTCTCATAGTTCATTATATGCAGCCACACTTCCCATTCATAGCTGGAGATCAAAATGTGGGGAGTATGAAAAAGGTAGATTCGGGGAAGGGGGCTCATTCAGGGAACGTTTGGCAGCAAATCGCTGTAGGTAATCTCTCGGTTGATGAAATTTTGTCACCTTACAAACAAAACCTCGAATTCGTTATGGAGAGTGTAGAAGTTTTGCTCGAGAACTTCGACGGGAACGCAGTTATTACCGCAGACCATGCCAACGCCTTGGGCGAGTACGGAGTAACGGGACACCCAGCATATATTCCGATTGACGCGATTAGGGCTGTACCTTGGGATGAGAGAACGTGTGTTGACTCTGAAAACCACATCCCCAAAAGCACGGAATTGAGTGCAGAAGAAACAAATAATGTAGAGTCACGCCTTGCAGATCTGGGTTATATGTGAGTATCCGAAAGGGTTATACCCTAAAATACTCCAAAGTTACTACATGAAAGAGGGGCAATTTAACGTACTTCTACTGACTATAGACTGTCTAAGATACGATCGATGTGGTATCAATGGCTACCACCGAAATACGACACCTCAAATTGATCAACTGGGAGCTGAATCAGTAGTCTTTGATAGGGCCTACTCTACCGGCTCTTGGACGCCAGAGTCGTTCCCCGGTATTCTTGCGGGACTTCACTCACACAATTCCTCGTACTATACTACACCAAATCTAAAGGCTATACCACCAAAGCAAAAGACCATAGCATCTGAAATAAGTGAGCACGGATACGATACGTTTGCAAAGATTTCTAACCCTCATCTGACGGAAGATCGGAATTACGACATCGGATTTGACCATTTTACAAATATTAGGGATGAGCAGAGCTCAAAGGAATTTAGAGAATCTAAAGAATCGTCTGGAATCTTAGACAATGTCGGAGGTTCATTATGGGAATTGAAAGAGAAGATGCAAAGTCGAAGTACACTTCCGAAGTATAGCCTTTCTTCACTTGGATTCTCAGCGTACAGATACTATCAAAAAAAGTCTGGATGGCCCACGATCAAAGGAGAAGATGTAGTTGACGAACTGATTGATTCAATCTCCACAGCGGAAAATCCATTTTTTGGTTGGGGACACTTTATGGACCTACACGCGCCGCTTAACCCGAATACTGTTACAGAAGGTGGACTGTTTTCCGGCTCATACTTCGATCAATTCAGCCACGATGCAAAGCGGGCTAGTAACATATTCTCTCCGGGTTACGAAGCAATGTACGATAGTGCTCTGCGTTACGTCGATGCCCAAGTGTCCAGGCTAATAGAGGAACTGAAGCAGCAGGGTGTCTGGGAGAATACAGTGGTGATACTAACAGCAGACCACGGTGAAGCACTACACGAACGTGGAGTGTATGGTCATTTATCTCTAGGGGAAGAGTTCGTTCATGGTGAGGGACGTCACTACCTATACGACGAACTACTTCATGTCCCTCTCATTGTTAGAATCCCAGATAACAACCACCGTCGGAATAACAGTCCTTTTTCACTTGGCTGGCTTCATGAATTACTGGGAGAAATCGCAGGAGTCGACTTAGGAGAGTTCCCATACTCAAGCGAACAGGAGTCACATCTTTCGGAAGCTTTGAGCACTGACACGCCAGTAGTCTCAGACACGTTATCCGAGAGTGGTCATACGGTTGCGGTACAAGATTCAGATAAGAAACTCTGGAAGATGACTCACAGCAAAGCAGGATACGAGGATACAGGTATTGCATTTAGACTTATGTCTGATGGCTCGGAGCGAATTGAGATCGACCCAGAGTCAGTTGACCGTCAATTTCATAAATTAATATCAGAGCACTCTTCATCACCAAATTCACTTCGTTCCGTTGAAGGCGAAATTAGTTCAGAAACAGATGATCTGTTGAAGCAGTTAGGATACAAGACATAAAATCTTAGAAAACGATCATAAAACTGCTTGATAAACTGTTAACCATCAAAATTAATTAAAAAATTGCCACGGCAAATAAAAGTCCTCTATTCAGTTTTATTTTTAACCTTTGGGGCCCTCGTTTCATATCAGGCCTGGCTCCCAACGAGAGCAACGTCGGATGAGCGCTTCGCATCATATAGCATTCACAATTTGCTCTCTCAGAACCATTTGTATACTAATACTGGTGTGAGCTATAGCAACGGCAACCTGTATCAAATATTTTCATCGGTAGCTCTCAAAGTTACAGGACTGAATTACCCTGCTACAGACCTATTGTCACCAACGATCGGTGTCTTAGTATTCGCGCTAATCACTTCTCTTCTAATCACTATCCATAATCGGGAATCAAAAACAAGAAATTGGTGGGTAGCAGTGATAATCCCAGCAGGAATCTTAGTTTTCCCAGGGTTCGTGTCTCGACTTTTGGAAACAAGTCATAAAGCAATTACATTCACATTTGTTTTTGCCAGCCTCTATCTTGTGATTCGTCTAAGAGACGACCGAAGATTTAGTATTCTTTTTCTATCGCTCGCATTGTGTATCGGCCTGACAAATTATGTGTGGGGAATCGTGTACGGATCGATGCTCGTGTTGTTTGCAGTGGGATATCATCGATACTGGATCTTCGATCATATCGCAGTTGCCGTTATACCTGTCTCAGTTGCAGTCGTTGCACCACTTTACTTGCCATCAATCAGCTGGAACATCAACTCAACTGTGAGGATTACTCGAGCAATCCGTGGACTTCAAACGGCCAGTCCTAAAGGTGCAGGAGGAACAGGCGCACTACAGGGATGGCCAATATTCTCTATCGGAGGAATTAGTGTGAATATATGGTTTGTTTTTGTTATTGGTATTATGGCGATTTCAATCATCTCACTATTTGTTGGTTTTTTAGTATTGCACCGGTTGAGAATGCCAGAGGTTTCAAACCTTGATACCGGAATGTTTGGTATGTTCCTATGGAGTTCGGCAATTTTAATTGCACTTCTTGCTGCCGGGAATCTTGCAACTTTAAAGCGTGTTATTATTATTCCAAGCATTTTGAGCTTACTTTATTTATCCACCAGAATTTCTATCGGCTCACTGTATAATGGGGTTAGTTTCACGAAGCGAGGCCAGTCACAGATATTCACCGTACTGGCGATTATTCTATTGATTTCTGTACCACTAGCAAGTCCCAGACTCGCACCGCATGGTGATATTTCGCC harbors:
- a CDS encoding glycosyltransferase family 2 protein encodes the protein MIDQNYRANIEYCQMAPDPLVSVIIPSVPESSHRSVVDMLSEQDFEESYEVLVVNDSSLGVSDARNAGLLAANADTVAFIDDDCEPESNWLSSIYSEMKDNEFVCIEGKVVGGLSYTGKRGYPTCNLTVDRETAIDVGGFRSEFDGWREDTEFGWRMERDGDGKCGYNPNQVVAHPSRPRANYIDKNEQLLKNEYPDNYNEVMNNTIKDRLFRALQKRGITNWLNHHRWGEKSQ
- a CDS encoding sulfatase, translating into MKEGQFNVLLLTIDCLRYDRCGINGYHRNTTPQIDQLGAESVVFDRAYSTGSWTPESFPGILAGLHSHNSSYYTTPNLKAIPPKQKTIASEISEHGYDTFAKISNPHLTEDRNYDIGFDHFTNIRDEQSSKEFRESKESSGILDNVGGSLWELKEKMQSRSTLPKYSLSSLGFSAYRYYQKKSGWPTIKGEDVVDELIDSISTAENPFFGWGHFMDLHAPLNPNTVTEGGLFSGSYFDQFSHDAKRASNIFSPGYEAMYDSALRYVDAQVSRLIEELKQQGVWENTVVILTADHGEALHERGVYGHLSLGEEFVHGEGRHYLYDELLHVPLIVRIPDNNHRRNNSPFSLGWLHELLGEIAGVDLGEFPYSSEQESHLSEALSTDTPVVSDTLSESGHTVAVQDSDKKLWKMTHSKAGYEDTGIAFRLMSDGSERIEIDPESVDRQFHKLISEHSSSPNSLRSVEGEISSETDDLLKQLGYKT